In Nymphalis io chromosome 13, ilAglIoxx1.1, whole genome shotgun sequence, one genomic interval encodes:
- the LOC126772837 gene encoding transmembrane protein 135-like isoform X2: MVEASKLWFDKACSACECHTLIHPWTYRCSDATTTMLYSCIKGSYKFYAMVYIIQILMRGKKLSKKDIIEQFKLYLKSGIFGLTVGSSFVTLNCIFRKLFFSQFSYYATVLLPCTISGLAVYFEPPYRRVLVVNLFVNLVFEYWLRTLEAKGWWRRSAGRETLIFMFGSSIFFYLMRLERENTKRTPLFWFFTPPRVSKEVGEPVKGIEGRSPACPHRGPCLNYIFKGAAQLFGVGCLMTALRTIIPRLLTPTKALKSLKLSHLKLGLFFGGYIGIYRLVICLLCRANGRDSALYALTAGFFAGAAFRASPSTPISLAPITSTLQILFSWAYQRGAIPEHWPLVEILYCLCQGLLFHARVMHEDVCPKYIINLMHTVTSNRADEVQAAFIQKIRAAGGYE, from the exons ATGGTTGAAGCCAGTAAATTATGGTTCGATAAAGCTTGTAGCGCTTGTGAGTGCCATACATTAATTCACCCTTGGACATATAGATGTTCTGATGCTACGACTACTATGTTATATAGTTGTATAAAAGGAAGTTATAAGTTTTATGCTATGGTTTATATT ATACAAATATTGATGAGgggtaaaaaattaagtaaaaaagatataattgaacaatttaagttatatttaaaatctggAATCTTCGGTCTAACTGTTGGAAGCTCGTTTGTTACATTGAATTGTATATTTAG aaaattaTTCTTTAGCCAGTTTTCATACTATGCTACAGTGTTATTACCGTGCACCATTAGCGGGTTGGCTGTGTACTTTGAACCGCCTTATAGAAGAGTACTGGTtgtcaatttatttgtaaacttg GTATTTGAATATTGGTTACGGACATTAGAAGCAAAGGGATGGTGGCGCCGTTCAGCTGGACGTGAAACTCTAATATTCATGTTCGGTAGTTCTATCTTCTTCTATCTTATGCGATTAGAAAGAGAGAATACGAAACGTACACCTCTGttttg gtttTTCACTCCCCCACGAGTCTCTAAGGAAGTTGGTGAACCTGTTAAGGGTATCGAGGGAAGGAGCCCGGCCTGTCCTCACAGAGGACCCTGTTTGAATTACATCTTTAag GGGGCAGCACAGTTGTTCGGCGTCGGTTGCCTCATGACAGCTCTAAGAACGATCATACCTCGGCTCCTGACGCCAACGAAGGCTTTGAAATCGTTGAAACTGTCGCACCTGAAGCTCGGACTGTTCTTCGGTGGATACATCGGAATTTATAGG CTGGTTATATGCCTGCTATGCCGAGCGAACGGCCGAGATAGCGCGCTATACGCTCTGACCGCGGGATTCTTCGCGGGCGCGGCCTTCAGAGCGTCTCCTTCAACACCAATTTCGCTGGCACCGATAACATCTACCTTACAG ATTCTCTTCTCATGGGCGTACCAAAGAGGCGCTATACCGGAACACTGGCCGCTCGTTGAGATACTGTACTGCCTGTGTCAGGGACTCTTGTTCCACGCGAGGGTGATGCACGAAGACGTCTGCCCCAAGTACATCATTAATTTGATGCACACAGTCACCAGTAATAG
- the LOC126772837 gene encoding transmembrane protein 135-like isoform X1 → MVEVSKFMIDSSHIRYSSCSELLHPWTNSCFEAFLSMLQNCLKGSVLFWLAVHGFSTIQILMRGKKLSKKDIIEQFKLYLKSGIFGLTVGSSFVTLNCIFRKLFFSQFSYYATVLLPCTISGLAVYFEPPYRRVLVVNLFVNLVFEYWLRTLEAKGWWRRSAGRETLIFMFGSSIFFYLMRLERENTKRTPLFWFFTPPRVSKEVGEPVKGIEGRSPACPHRGPCLNYIFKGAAQLFGVGCLMTALRTIIPRLLTPTKALKSLKLSHLKLGLFFGGYIGIYRLVICLLCRANGRDSALYALTAGFFAGAAFRASPSTPISLAPITSTLQILFSWAYQRGAIPEHWPLVEILYCLCQGLLFHARVMHEDVCPKYIINLMHTVTSNRADEVQAAFIQKIRAAGGYE, encoded by the exons ATGGTTGAAGTGAGTAAATTCATGATAGATTCATCCCATATACGTTATAGTTCATGTAGTGAGTTACTTCATCCATGGACAAATAGTTGTTTTGAAGCTTTTTTAAGTATGttacaaaattgtttaaaaggGAGTGTATTATTTTGGTTAGCTGTCCATGGATTTTCCACT ATACAAATATTGATGAGgggtaaaaaattaagtaaaaaagatataattgaacaatttaagttatatttaaaatctggAATCTTCGGTCTAACTGTTGGAAGCTCGTTTGTTACATTGAATTGTATATTTAG aaaattaTTCTTTAGCCAGTTTTCATACTATGCTACAGTGTTATTACCGTGCACCATTAGCGGGTTGGCTGTGTACTTTGAACCGCCTTATAGAAGAGTACTGGTtgtcaatttatttgtaaacttg GTATTTGAATATTGGTTACGGACATTAGAAGCAAAGGGATGGTGGCGCCGTTCAGCTGGACGTGAAACTCTAATATTCATGTTCGGTAGTTCTATCTTCTTCTATCTTATGCGATTAGAAAGAGAGAATACGAAACGTACACCTCTGttttg gtttTTCACTCCCCCACGAGTCTCTAAGGAAGTTGGTGAACCTGTTAAGGGTATCGAGGGAAGGAGCCCGGCCTGTCCTCACAGAGGACCCTGTTTGAATTACATCTTTAag GGGGCAGCACAGTTGTTCGGCGTCGGTTGCCTCATGACAGCTCTAAGAACGATCATACCTCGGCTCCTGACGCCAACGAAGGCTTTGAAATCGTTGAAACTGTCGCACCTGAAGCTCGGACTGTTCTTCGGTGGATACATCGGAATTTATAGG CTGGTTATATGCCTGCTATGCCGAGCGAACGGCCGAGATAGCGCGCTATACGCTCTGACCGCGGGATTCTTCGCGGGCGCGGCCTTCAGAGCGTCTCCTTCAACACCAATTTCGCTGGCACCGATAACATCTACCTTACAG ATTCTCTTCTCATGGGCGTACCAAAGAGGCGCTATACCGGAACACTGGCCGCTCGTTGAGATACTGTACTGCCTGTGTCAGGGACTCTTGTTCCACGCGAGGGTGATGCACGAAGACGTCTGCCCCAAGTACATCATTAATTTGATGCACACAGTCACCAGTAATAG